ATTGGAAAAATATGTAGTGTGCGCCTTAGCATGCCAGGCCCTACCATATTTGCGGAAACCTCTACAGCATCATTTGAAGCATCAGTTGCAAAGGTAATCACAGAGCTTAGATCTCAGCTTCAAAAACGAAAAGAGAAATTAAATTCACACTAATGAAAGATATGGGAGTAATAGCTAGAGATGAGAAACAATTGACGCTTATTTACAGTAGCAATACCCGGGTTGGCAAGCGTGCCTATGCCTATTTAAAAGGCTTTGATAAAAATTTCTTGGGTATAGATATTGCAAAAACTA
The Aequorivita iocasae genome window above contains:
- the hpf gene encoding ribosome hibernation-promoting factor, HPF/YfiA family, giving the protein MNINFEYHEVAASPRLEAFVAEKLNKLENKYDSIVGADVYFKKENTSNPEIGKICSVRLSMPGPTIFAETSTASFEASVAKVITELRSQLQKRKEKLNSH